Proteins found in one Nymphalis io chromosome 4, ilAglIoxx1.1, whole genome shotgun sequence genomic segment:
- the LOC126781704 gene encoding putative neutral sphingomyelinase, translating to MTLNLKIFTLNCWGIPIVSKDRKKRIEAIAEYLLNSSHNIVCLQEIWSEKDYLYIKDRLHSCLPYSYYFYSGVLGSGLCVFSKWIIQDVFFHQWPLNGYIHKIHHGDWFGGKGVGLCRIQCNNRLINVYCTHLHAEYNEDDMYLAHRVLQAYSTAEFVNLTTSPADVSILAGDLNTAPGDLSFRLITQLPALIDPCGLENIINKNIEKLSGTSDNINNSYSDPKLVKVCPEGKRIDHILFHVNRSLEAEVINICNPLEDRVPGEQFSYSDHNAVSLELKITSTNNKSKLRQLSAEERFQDTIEEAIKVCKEATVTISKSKKIFLTTGGLMFMFLLGSVGFWPNNIFSDVCKIVITGICFYYIIMGTLWNRIEMNSLKAGLTALENFTKSRNGNKVID from the exons ATGACGTTAAATTTGAAGATATTTACTTTGAACTGTTG gggCATTCCGATAGTTTCAAAAGACCGCAAAAAAAGGATAGAAGCGATAGCTGAGTATTTGCTTAATTCTTCTCATAATATAGTATGTCTGCAAGAGATTTGGAGTGAAAaagactatttatatataaaggatCGCCTACATAGTTGTCTTCCATATAGTTACTATTTTTACAG tGGTGTTCTTGGTTCTGGTCTATGTGTGTTCTCAAAATGGATAATACAAGATGTATTCTTTCATCAATGGCCATTAAACGGGTACATTCATAAGATTCATCATGGTGACTGGTTTGGAGGTAAAGGTGTTGGATTATGCCGTATTCAATGCAACAATAGACTTATTAATGTCTATTGCACACAT cTCCATGCAGAGTATAATGAGGATGACATGTACTTAGCACACAGAGTATTACAAGCATACTCTACTGCTGAATTTGTCAATCTTACAACATCCCCTGCAGATGTTTCCATACTGGCTGGTGATTTGAACACTGCACCGGGAGATTTATCATTTAG ATTAATAACTCAACTACCTGCTCTTATTGATCCATGCGgcttagaaaatataattaataaaaacatagaaaaaCTGTCAGGAACAAgtgataatataaacaatagttATTCTGATCCGAAGCTCGTAAAAGTTTGTCCAGAAGGGAAGAGAATAGACCACATTTTGTTTCATGTTAATAGATCTTTGGAG GCTGAAGTAATTAATATCTGTAACCCACTGGAAGATAGAGTGCCAGGTGAACAATTTTCTTATTCCGACCATAATGCTGTGTccttagaattaaaaataacatcaacaaataataaatcaaagctTCGACAACTGAGTGCAGAAGAACGTTTCCAAGATACCATAGAGGAAGcaataaaagtttgtaaagaGGCAACTGTTACAATTTctaaatcaaaaaaaatatttcttacaaccgGTGGCCTGATGTTCATGTTCCTTTTGGGTTCTGTAGGCTTCTGGCCGAATAATATATTCTCTGATGTCtgtaaaatagtaattactggaatatgtttttattacattattatgggTACATTGTGGAACAGAATTGAAATGAATAGTTTGAAAGCTGGTTTGACAGCACTTGAAAATTTTACCAAAAGTAGAAATGGGAATAAAGTCATTGATTAG
- the LOC126781714 gene encoding zinc finger protein 569-like isoform X2 — MKPFACNQPNCTKVYTNKSHLDRHINSIHKESEIDILYCCPKCMKKYANRQNLKRHIKVTHINNKKQFLCDICKVYFKKKHQLRSHMHVHNGIKPFRCPFCEKDFVTLYEKKKHMKNHKTYECEQCNSKFNRWSALMTHKKTEHRSREYICNDCAKVFKERSHIIRHIKKHKPKALKTAFFCPYEKCHRYYSRNSNLKQHIRVKHEGQTFDCAACGAKLSTKAKLKKHIECHSRPKLTLRIQKTLETGRKKRKDENTLKTSTALKIAGIISQDIEEVIISPSENILVNC; from the exons atG AAACCTTTTGCCTGTAATCAACCAAACTGTACTAaagtatatacaaacaaaagcCACTTAGACCGTCACATCAACAGTATCCATAAAGAAAGTGAAATTGATATCCTCTACTG ttgcccaaaatgtatgaaaaagtATGCAAATCGGCAAAATTTAAAACGGCATATAAAAGTTACtcacataaataacaaaaagcaATTTTTGTGTGACATATGCaaagtatatttcaaaaaaaagcATCAATTGCGTAGCCACATGCATGTTCATAATGGAATAAAACCATTTag ATGTCCTTTTTGTGAGAAAGACTTTGTGACTCTGTATGAGAAAAAGAAGCATATgaaaaatcataaaacataTGAGTGTGAACAATGCAACTCAAAATTTAACAGGTGGTCAGCTTTGATGACACATAAAAAAACAGAACACCGGTCACGTG aatacatATGTAATGACTGTGCCAAAGTTTTTAAGGAGAGATCACACATAATAcgacatattaaaaaacataaaccgAAAGCACTAAAAACTGCATTCTTTTGCCCATATGAGAAGTGTCATag atattattcacgtaacagtaatttaaaacaacatataCGGGTAAAACATGAAGGTCAGACCTTTGACTGTGCTGCTTGTGGAGCTAAATTATCTACAAAG gcAAAACTAAAGAAGCACATTGAATGTCATTCCCGACCCAAATTAACTTTAAGAATTCAAAAAACATTGGAAACAGgccgaaaaaaaagaaaagacgaAAACACCTTAAAAACATCAACTGCACTTAAAATAGCGGGTATTATCAGTCAGGACATAGAAGAAGTAATAATATCTCCCAGTGAAAATATTCTTGTgaattgttaa
- the LOC126781714 gene encoding gastrula zinc finger protein XlCGF8.2DB-like isoform X1, with product MDKQDQSHKKSYACGFAGCTSVFNRPYRLAQHQLVHIGVKPFACNQPNCTKVYTNKSHLDRHINSIHKESEIDILYCCPKCMKKYANRQNLKRHIKVTHINNKKQFLCDICKVYFKKKHQLRSHMHVHNGIKPFRCPFCEKDFVTLYEKKKHMKNHKTYECEQCNSKFNRWSALMTHKKTEHRSREYICNDCAKVFKERSHIIRHIKKHKPKALKTAFFCPYEKCHRYYSRNSNLKQHIRVKHEGQTFDCAACGAKLSTKAKLKKHIECHSRPKLTLRIQKTLETGRKKRKDENTLKTSTALKIAGIISQDIEEVIISPSENILVNC from the exons ATGGATAAACAAGATCAAAgccataaaaaaagttatgccTGCGGATTCGCTGGCTGTACTTCTGTATTCAATAGGCCTTATAGATTGGCACAGCATCAATTGGTCCACATAGGTGTC AAACCTTTTGCCTGTAATCAACCAAACTGTACTAaagtatatacaaacaaaagcCACTTAGACCGTCACATCAACAGTATCCATAAAGAAAGTGAAATTGATATCCTCTACTG ttgcccaaaatgtatgaaaaagtATGCAAATCGGCAAAATTTAAAACGGCATATAAAAGTTACtcacataaataacaaaaagcaATTTTTGTGTGACATATGCaaagtatatttcaaaaaaaagcATCAATTGCGTAGCCACATGCATGTTCATAATGGAATAAAACCATTTag ATGTCCTTTTTGTGAGAAAGACTTTGTGACTCTGTATGAGAAAAAGAAGCATATgaaaaatcataaaacataTGAGTGTGAACAATGCAACTCAAAATTTAACAGGTGGTCAGCTTTGATGACACATAAAAAAACAGAACACCGGTCACGTG aatacatATGTAATGACTGTGCCAAAGTTTTTAAGGAGAGATCACACATAATAcgacatattaaaaaacataaaccgAAAGCACTAAAAACTGCATTCTTTTGCCCATATGAGAAGTGTCATag atattattcacgtaacagtaatttaaaacaacatataCGGGTAAAACATGAAGGTCAGACCTTTGACTGTGCTGCTTGTGGAGCTAAATTATCTACAAAG gcAAAACTAAAGAAGCACATTGAATGTCATTCCCGACCCAAATTAACTTTAAGAATTCAAAAAACATTGGAAACAGgccgaaaaaaaagaaaagacgaAAACACCTTAAAAACATCAACTGCACTTAAAATAGCGGGTATTATCAGTCAGGACATAGAAGAAGTAATAATATCTCCCAGTGAAAATATTCTTGTgaattgttaa